From a region of the Corallococcus coralloides DSM 2259 genome:
- a CDS encoding ABC transporter ATP-binding protein, translating into MHHALWRLLRYAKPHVGILVLAFACMAVLGLATGAYAYLLGPALRFLLSGGEEGFASAHRVPWLADLPREAALWGFPVFVLAVGALKGVGYLGQFYFMGLFAQRVVKDLRRDLFLRLTALSPSQLSKERTGDLLSRFSSDVMAVELAAMYTVGSYLRDTIQVLVLASVALAMSPVLGGLMLAVIPLAALPASKLTRKVLKGTREGQAHLGQLAGQLHEGLGGLRTIQAFNGQEAELARFESYAKAHEEAVVGAAWARGGVPGLMEVLAAAALAGALGYAAATRAMEPEALLSLLTAVILVYQPVKDLGRVTQFAVQAGAAGERLFALLDLKHPVEDAASAVPAPALHESLRMEDVRFFYGERRALDGLTLDLKVGQVAALVGGSGGGKSTVTSLLLRFERPQQGRILLDGVDADTYTAASVRSQFALVTQEPLLFHGTVLENLRHAKPEATKEEVEAAAKVANADAFIQGLPQGYDTRIGERGVTLSGGQRQRLCIARAVLSKAPVLVLDEATSSLDPENEREVQAALAKVLPGRTALVIAHRLSTVTNADVIHVVEAGRIVESGSHADLLQKEGRYAAMWRLQTSGPIERGAA; encoded by the coding sequence ATGCATCACGCGCTCTGGCGGCTGCTCCGGTACGCGAAGCCGCACGTGGGAATCCTCGTCCTGGCCTTCGCGTGCATGGCGGTGTTGGGGCTCGCGACGGGCGCGTACGCGTACCTGCTGGGCCCGGCGCTGCGCTTCCTGTTGTCGGGAGGAGAGGAAGGCTTCGCGAGCGCGCACCGGGTGCCGTGGCTGGCGGACCTGCCGCGCGAGGCGGCGCTCTGGGGCTTCCCGGTGTTCGTGCTGGCGGTGGGCGCGCTGAAGGGCGTGGGGTACCTGGGCCAGTTCTACTTCATGGGCCTGTTCGCGCAGCGCGTGGTGAAGGACCTGAGGCGCGACCTGTTCCTGCGGCTCACGGCGCTGTCGCCGTCGCAGCTGTCGAAGGAGCGGACGGGAGATCTGCTCAGCCGCTTCTCCTCGGACGTGATGGCGGTGGAGCTGGCCGCCATGTACACGGTGGGCTCGTACCTGCGAGACACCATCCAGGTGCTGGTGCTCGCGAGCGTGGCGCTGGCGATGAGCCCGGTGCTCGGAGGGCTGATGCTGGCGGTGATTCCGCTGGCGGCGCTGCCCGCCTCGAAGCTGACGCGCAAGGTGCTGAAGGGAACGCGAGAAGGGCAGGCCCACCTGGGCCAGCTCGCGGGCCAGCTGCACGAAGGCCTGGGAGGCCTGCGCACCATCCAGGCCTTCAACGGCCAGGAGGCGGAGCTGGCGCGCTTCGAGTCCTACGCGAAGGCCCACGAGGAAGCGGTGGTGGGCGCGGCCTGGGCGCGAGGGGGTGTGCCGGGATTGATGGAGGTTCTCGCCGCGGCGGCGCTCGCGGGAGCGCTGGGCTACGCGGCGGCGACGCGGGCGATGGAGCCGGAGGCGCTCCTGTCCCTGCTCACGGCGGTCATCCTGGTGTACCAGCCGGTGAAGGACCTGGGCCGGGTGACGCAGTTCGCGGTGCAGGCGGGAGCGGCGGGAGAGCGCCTCTTCGCGCTGCTCGACCTGAAGCACCCCGTGGAGGACGCCGCCAGCGCGGTGCCGGCGCCCGCGCTGCATGAGTCGCTGCGCATGGAGGACGTGCGCTTCTTCTACGGCGAGCGCCGCGCGCTGGACGGGCTGACCCTGGACCTGAAGGTGGGGCAGGTGGCGGCGCTGGTGGGCGGCAGTGGAGGCGGCAAGAGCACGGTGACATCGCTGTTGCTGCGCTTCGAGCGTCCCCAGCAGGGGCGCATCCTCCTGGATGGCGTGGACGCGGACACGTACACGGCGGCGAGCGTCCGGAGTCAGTTCGCGCTGGTGACGCAGGAACCGCTGCTCTTCCACGGCACCGTGCTGGAGAACCTGCGGCACGCGAAGCCCGAAGCGACGAAGGAGGAAGTGGAGGCCGCGGCGAAGGTGGCGAACGCGGACGCCTTCATCCAGGGCCTGCCCCAGGGCTACGACACGCGCATCGGCGAGCGAGGCGTGACCTTGAGCGGAGGCCAGCGCCAGCGCCTGTGCATCGCGAGGGCGGTGCTGTCCAAGGCCCCGGTGCTGGTGCTGGACGAAGCGACCAGCAGCCTGGATCCGGAGAACGAGCGCGAGGTGCAGGCCGCGCTGGCGAAGGTGCTCCCCGGCCGGACGGCGCTGGTCATCGCGCACCGGCTGTCCACGGTCACGAACGCGGACGTCATCCACGTGGTGGAGGCGGGCCGCATCGTGGAGAGCGGAAGCCACGCGGACCTGCTCCAGAAGGAAGGCCGCTACGCCGCCATGTGGCGCCTGCAGACGTCAGGCCCCATCGAGCGGGGAGCAGCGTGA
- a CDS encoding PHP domain-containing protein: MSKAGTAKRPLALAIRAVFGVLLLLLGVAGFFAFAAGFADYPVVEPAPNAKPWIRGAYHVHTTRSDGNGTPAKVARAAKAAGLDFVVLTDHNDFKPPAATWVDGVLLIPGVEISTNAGHLAAFGMQQPIEGVKPWGPPEPAVAAVEAAGGTAVLAHPVQTKNPWNDEATAHQVPGFELYSADTFFRQALRSPVSRLLPAVGASLVNPVHGVMLLAVPEPRPTERFLELARERKRIALCGNDAHGVPAYEDIFNALDMELPPAVLSGPLSQNAREAASQVTQALASGQALCVFRALGAPEGFTLEGFDANTREAPVGTVLTVRLPEHTPGTLEVRVWGDGRLQPDGQHIELTGPGAVQVEVWAHAPGRFFGHEWRPWLVPSPVRVVPRPPGI; this comes from the coding sequence GTGAGCAAGGCGGGCACGGCGAAGCGGCCCCTCGCCCTGGCGATCCGCGCCGTGTTCGGTGTGCTGCTCCTGCTCCTGGGAGTCGCGGGCTTCTTCGCCTTCGCGGCGGGCTTCGCGGACTACCCCGTCGTTGAGCCCGCACCGAACGCGAAGCCGTGGATCCGCGGCGCGTATCACGTGCACACCACGCGCTCGGACGGGAACGGGACGCCCGCGAAGGTCGCCCGGGCGGCGAAGGCCGCGGGCCTCGACTTCGTGGTGCTCACCGACCACAACGACTTCAAGCCGCCCGCCGCGACCTGGGTGGACGGCGTGCTGCTCATCCCTGGAGTGGAGATTTCGACCAACGCGGGCCACCTGGCCGCGTTCGGCATGCAGCAGCCCATCGAAGGCGTGAAGCCCTGGGGGCCACCGGAACCTGCGGTGGCCGCGGTGGAAGCCGCCGGAGGCACTGCGGTCCTCGCGCATCCGGTCCAGACGAAGAACCCCTGGAACGACGAAGCGACGGCGCATCAGGTCCCGGGCTTCGAGCTGTACTCGGCGGACACCTTCTTCCGGCAGGCACTGCGAAGCCCCGTGAGCCGGCTCCTGCCCGCGGTGGGAGCCTCCCTGGTGAACCCGGTGCACGGCGTGATGCTGCTCGCGGTCCCGGAGCCACGCCCGACAGAGCGCTTCCTGGAGCTGGCGCGAGAGCGCAAGCGCATCGCCCTGTGTGGCAATGACGCGCACGGCGTGCCCGCGTACGAGGACATCTTCAACGCGCTCGACATGGAGCTCCCGCCAGCCGTGCTGTCAGGACCCCTGTCCCAGAACGCCCGAGAAGCCGCGTCCCAGGTCACGCAGGCGCTGGCGAGCGGTCAGGCCCTCTGCGTCTTCCGTGCGCTCGGAGCCCCGGAGGGCTTCACCCTGGAAGGCTTCGACGCGAACACGAGGGAAGCCCCCGTGGGCACGGTGCTGACGGTCCGCCTCCCGGAACACACCCCAGGCACGCTGGAGGTCCGGGTGTGGGGCGACGGCCGCCTGCAACCCGACGGGCAGCACATCGAGCTGACCGGCCCCGGAGCAGTCCAGGTGGAGGTCTGGGCCCACGCGCCCGGACGTTTCTTCGGCCACGAGTGGCGGCCCTGGCTGGTCCCCAGCCCGGTGCGAGTGGTGCCGAGACCGCCGGGCATCTGA
- a CDS encoding 3-deoxy-D-manno-octulosonic acid transferase has translation MRLLYVVATYVLFALLFPVLCVYRKTRHGLKQRLGFYGPGDLPTGEGPLLWLHGASAGDLLALAPMFGPLRERFPGCRIVLSTMTDSGHAMARDRLAKQIDGVVYVPYDLWGATRRAVRALQPDLLVLEYTEVWPNLIRAAKQSGASVVMTNGRFSPANVGKYRTLFGLIENPLKDLDLLLMRQDEEAERAKALGAPAERVLTTGNTKFDALAAGPAPEDETLRTALGLTAADPVWLAGSTHEGEEEILLQVYQRLRERWPTLSLVIAPRYLNRAERIQTLARERNLTVGLRSQGNPERAPVVVMDSMGELSRAYRLATVVFVGGSFTKRGGQNILEPAGQGRPVLFGPHMDNFRDSVAVLQGNGGIQVADGEALHAALEDLLAHPERRQQLGAQAEATVRRISGASERNAEAMAALRRAPR, from the coding sequence ATGCGCCTGCTCTACGTCGTCGCCACCTACGTCCTCTTCGCGCTGCTGTTCCCGGTGCTCTGCGTGTACCGGAAGACGCGTCACGGGCTGAAGCAGCGGCTGGGCTTCTACGGGCCGGGCGACCTGCCAACGGGAGAAGGCCCGCTGCTGTGGTTGCACGGAGCCAGCGCGGGAGACCTGCTGGCCCTGGCGCCCATGTTCGGCCCCCTGCGCGAGCGCTTCCCCGGCTGCCGCATCGTGCTCTCGACCATGACGGACAGCGGCCACGCGATGGCAAGGGACCGCCTGGCGAAGCAGATCGACGGAGTCGTGTACGTGCCCTACGACCTCTGGGGCGCGACGCGAAGGGCGGTGCGAGCCCTCCAGCCGGACCTCCTCGTCCTCGAGTACACGGAGGTCTGGCCCAACCTCATCCGCGCCGCGAAGCAGTCCGGAGCCAGCGTGGTGATGACCAACGGGCGCTTCTCCCCCGCGAACGTAGGGAAGTACCGGACGCTCTTCGGTCTCATCGAGAACCCGCTGAAGGACCTGGACCTGCTGCTGATGAGGCAGGACGAGGAAGCCGAAAGAGCGAAGGCCCTCGGTGCACCAGCCGAGCGGGTCCTCACCACCGGGAACACCAAGTTCGACGCCCTCGCGGCGGGACCGGCCCCAGAGGACGAAACCCTGAGAACCGCCCTCGGACTGACCGCAGCGGATCCCGTGTGGCTCGCGGGGAGCACGCACGAAGGCGAGGAAGAAATCCTGTTGCAGGTGTATCAGCGTCTACGGGAGCGCTGGCCCACGCTGAGCCTGGTCATCGCGCCGCGCTACCTGAACCGGGCGGAGCGGATCCAGACCCTCGCAAGGGAGCGGAACCTGACCGTGGGCCTGCGCTCGCAGGGCAACCCGGAGCGAGCGCCGGTGGTGGTGATGGACTCGATGGGCGAGCTGTCGCGAGCCTATCGCCTGGCGACGGTGGTGTTCGTGGGAGGCTCCTTCACGAAGCGAGGCGGCCAGAACATCCTGGAGCCAGCGGGGCAGGGCAGGCCGGTGCTGTTCGGCCCGCACATGGACAACTTCCGCGACAGCGTCGCGGTGCTGCAAGGCAACGGAGGCATTCAAGTGGCGGACGGAGAAGCCCTGCACGCCGCGCTGGAGGACCTCCTCGCCCATCCCGAGCGCCGGCAGCAGCTGGGCGCCCAGGCAGAAGCCACGGTGCGGCGCATCTCCGGAGCCAGTGAGCGCAACGCGGAGGCCATGGCCGCGCTAAGGAGGGCTCCTCGATGA